The Brevibacillus brevis genome contains a region encoding:
- a CDS encoding ABC transporter ATP-binding protein, with protein sequence MLLELANVGKSFGGITALRDVSFTVGEGEIVGLIGPNGAGKTTIFNMATGIFEPTTGTFSFAGQKLNGMAPNKITEMGIARTFQNIRLFGHMSALDNVKVGCHSRMKAGFWASLLKTPGQRAEEKAVTKKAEELLEFVGLSDIADVRSDTLAYGQQRRLEIARALATEPKLLLLDEPAAGMIETETKALMELVKKIRDDGTTVLLVEHDMGLVMNLCEKVVCINFGVKIADGTPAEVQNNPDVIEAYLGKEDE encoded by the coding sequence ATGTTGCTGGAACTTGCGAACGTAGGAAAAAGCTTTGGCGGCATCACCGCTCTTCGTGACGTTTCTTTTACTGTCGGCGAGGGCGAAATTGTCGGCTTGATTGGTCCGAATGGTGCGGGAAAAACGACCATTTTTAACATGGCAACGGGCATATTCGAACCAACGACGGGTACCTTTTCTTTTGCCGGACAAAAGCTAAATGGAATGGCGCCTAACAAGATTACCGAAATGGGGATTGCGAGGACGTTCCAAAATATTCGCCTCTTCGGTCACATGAGTGCATTGGACAACGTGAAGGTCGGATGTCATTCGCGCATGAAGGCAGGCTTCTGGGCTTCCCTTTTGAAAACGCCGGGACAACGTGCGGAAGAAAAGGCTGTTACCAAAAAAGCGGAGGAGCTCCTCGAATTCGTAGGCTTGTCTGACATTGCTGACGTCCGCTCGGATACACTGGCCTACGGTCAACAACGGCGTCTGGAGATTGCACGGGCACTGGCTACTGAGCCAAAACTCTTGCTTTTGGACGAGCCTGCTGCCGGAATGATCGAGACTGAGACGAAAGCGCTCATGGAGCTGGTCAAAAAAATTCGCGATGACGGGACGACTGTCCTGTTGGTCGAACATGATATGGGATTGGTCATGAACCTGTGTGAAAAGGTCGTATGTATCAACTTTGGAGTCAAAATTGCTGACGGCACCCCGGCAGAAGTACAAAACAATCCAGATGTGATTGAAGCCTACCTCGGCAAGGAGGACGAATAA
- a CDS encoding branched-chain amino acid ABC transporter permease produces the protein MQILDILNPYNLQVLTFILLNSILAISIYITLSTGQLSLGHAGFMSIGAFTASILTKQADMPLFIAIIIGGLAAGLIALLIGAPTLKLHGLYLAIATLGFGEVIRVIFLNMEITNGALGLTGLQSIGNYLYDFEKAMGLKAQTFGISVMQMKSLSTFVFMLLLFAFVLFLTLRLNRSRLGRAFEAIKADETAARAMGLQVNYYKMLAFVIGSILAGVCGGLFAHITTTITPDDFNYHKVVEILSYAVIGGSEVVWGPLFGALVLTALPEVLRGLAEYKMLMYGLIMVGVMAFRPHGLIGADTFQKLFKRRRGKSSDKEAKEGV, from the coding sequence GTGCAGATATTGGACATTCTCAATCCATATAACTTACAGGTACTTACTTTTATTTTGTTAAACAGTATTTTGGCGATCAGTATTTACATTACGCTCTCGACGGGTCAGCTTTCTTTGGGACATGCGGGCTTTATGAGCATTGGTGCTTTTACAGCGAGTATTTTGACGAAGCAAGCGGACATGCCGCTATTTATCGCCATCATAATCGGAGGACTGGCGGCAGGGCTGATTGCACTCTTGATCGGTGCTCCGACATTGAAGCTTCACGGCTTGTACCTGGCAATTGCTACGCTTGGCTTTGGAGAAGTGATTCGCGTTATTTTTCTCAATATGGAGATTACGAACGGTGCACTGGGGCTGACCGGACTTCAATCGATTGGCAATTACTTGTACGATTTTGAAAAAGCTATGGGGTTAAAAGCACAAACCTTTGGCATTTCGGTCATGCAAATGAAGTCATTATCGACCTTTGTGTTCATGCTGCTCCTGTTTGCCTTTGTTCTTTTCCTGACGCTGCGTCTGAACCGTTCGCGTCTGGGACGTGCTTTTGAAGCGATCAAAGCAGATGAAACGGCAGCGCGGGCAATGGGACTGCAAGTCAACTATTATAAGATGCTTGCTTTTGTCATCGGTTCGATTTTGGCAGGGGTGTGCGGAGGATTGTTCGCCCACATTACGACGACTATTACGCCAGATGATTTTAACTATCATAAAGTCGTAGAGATTCTGTCTTATGCCGTGATCGGCGGCAGTGAAGTGGTTTGGGGTCCGCTGTTCGGGGCCTTGGTTTTGACAGCACTGCCGGAGGTGCTGCGTGGTTTAGCCGAGTACAAAATGCTCATGTACGGTTTGATCATGGTCGGTGTAATGGCGTTCCGCCCGCATGGCTTGATCGGTGCCGATACGTTCCAAAAGCTGTTCAAGCGTCGTCGGGGCAAGTCATCGGACAAGGAAGCGAAGGAGGGAGTGTAG
- a CDS encoding branched-chain amino acid ABC transporter permease — protein MFWQQLVNGLTVGSTYSLIALGYTLIFGVLGIINMAHGQIFIFGSLVGLVLMTSLNMPLGVALIVAVVISAILGLVLEYTALRPLRKKNVPHLASLISTIGFAILMEEAMHKFFGADSRAFPQSFGDTTFDLGLIQIRSVDLVILGISVLLMFVLHFWIQKTKMGKAIRATAENTDTANILGINTNMVIVVTVMLASALGGVAGILIGMAYSALIPTMGMTLGFKGLAVLILGGVGSIPGAMVCGVLLGIIEVFTVAYGDSSYRDAVAFGLIILILLLKPEGLFGRKA, from the coding sequence TTGTTTTGGCAGCAATTAGTCAACGGTTTGACAGTTGGTAGCACTTATTCATTGATTGCATTGGGCTATACGCTCATTTTTGGTGTCTTGGGAATCATTAATATGGCACACGGCCAAATTTTTATTTTTGGATCACTGGTTGGCTTGGTATTGATGACCAGCCTGAATATGCCTTTAGGGGTAGCGCTGATCGTAGCGGTCGTGATATCGGCCATTTTGGGTCTTGTGTTGGAGTACACAGCGCTTCGTCCACTTCGCAAAAAAAATGTACCCCATCTGGCATCTTTGATTAGTACGATCGGATTTGCCATTTTGATGGAGGAAGCCATGCACAAGTTTTTCGGTGCTGACTCCCGTGCGTTCCCGCAATCCTTTGGGGATACCACTTTTGACTTGGGGCTCATTCAAATTCGCAGCGTCGATCTCGTTATTTTGGGGATTTCTGTGTTGCTGATGTTCGTCCTGCATTTTTGGATTCAAAAAACGAAAATGGGAAAAGCCATTCGCGCGACGGCTGAAAATACGGATACGGCAAATATTTTGGGGATTAACACGAATATGGTCATTGTTGTTACTGTCATGCTTGCTTCGGCACTGGGAGGCGTCGCCGGCATATTGATCGGGATGGCATACTCCGCTCTCATTCCGACGATGGGAATGACGCTTGGCTTCAAAGGTTTGGCCGTTTTGATTTTAGGCGGAGTAGGCAGCATTCCGGGAGCCATGGTGTGTGGCGTATTGCTCGGGATTATCGAGGTGTTTACCGTCGCGTACGGAGACTCGTCGTATCGGGATGCGGTTGCTTTTGGCTTGATCATTCTCATTTTGCTCTTGAAGCCGGAAGGACTATTTGGACGCAAAGCGTAA
- a CDS encoding ABC transporter substrate-binding protein: MKGFHLMRSLAAISLGAVLMVGCSSGNTSAPAAGEGGSGPAASTDGQEIQAKIGVVGFLSGSGAAYGEAQKAGLELALGELNEANKGKLKIELKFEDSAGEKEGAINAVNKLINQDNVVAIIGPTLSGEMFAAGPVANEAETPIFGISNTSEGINDIGEYVFRNSLPESIAIPTAMKAAVEKNGLKKVALIHASNDDFSVNGYKVMKATAEKLGLEITGEATFANGDVDFSAQLTKLKQTNPDALLVSALYKEGSMVVKKARELGFTGTILGGNGFNNPKVFEIAGPAAEGLIVATPFSPEKKDEKVQAFVKAFEAKYNKKPDQFAAQAYDSLYIMSQSLLAAGKAEREELRGQLAQLKDFTGVSGKLSFDEKRNPIGDAVVVVAKEGKFVPFE; encoded by the coding sequence ATGAAGGGATTTCATTTGATGCGCTCGCTGGCGGCCATCTCGCTAGGGGCGGTATTGATGGTCGGATGTTCGAGCGGAAATACAAGTGCTCCTGCCGCAGGCGAGGGTGGCTCTGGGCCAGCAGCTAGCACCGACGGCCAAGAGATTCAAGCGAAAATCGGTGTGGTTGGTTTCCTCTCAGGATCTGGCGCAGCCTATGGAGAAGCACAAAAAGCAGGATTGGAGTTGGCGTTGGGCGAGCTGAATGAAGCAAACAAAGGCAAGCTCAAGATCGAACTGAAGTTTGAAGACTCCGCCGGAGAAAAAGAAGGCGCGATTAATGCGGTAAATAAACTGATTAATCAGGATAATGTCGTGGCGATCATCGGACCGACACTTTCCGGAGAAATGTTTGCTGCAGGACCAGTTGCAAACGAGGCGGAAACTCCGATTTTTGGTATCTCCAACACGTCAGAAGGGATCAATGATATCGGGGAGTACGTGTTCCGCAATTCTTTGCCTGAATCCATTGCGATTCCGACAGCTATGAAAGCAGCCGTGGAGAAAAATGGCTTGAAAAAAGTAGCACTTATCCATGCTTCTAACGATGACTTCTCCGTAAATGGTTACAAGGTCATGAAAGCAACCGCTGAAAAGCTGGGCTTGGAGATTACCGGTGAAGCGACTTTCGCAAATGGCGATGTGGATTTCTCGGCACAATTGACCAAGCTGAAGCAAACAAACCCAGACGCTTTGCTAGTGTCCGCCTTGTACAAAGAAGGCTCCATGGTTGTGAAAAAAGCACGTGAGTTGGGCTTTACAGGGACCATTCTTGGTGGCAATGGTTTCAATAATCCGAAAGTTTTTGAAATTGCTGGTCCAGCTGCTGAGGGCTTGATCGTTGCAACTCCATTCAGCCCTGAAAAGAAAGATGAAAAAGTACAAGCCTTCGTAAAAGCATTCGAAGCCAAATACAACAAAAAGCCTGACCAGTTTGCTGCCCAAGCATACGACTCGCTGTATATCATGTCGCAGTCACTGCTTGCCGCAGGAAAAGCAGAACGCGAAGAGTTGCGCGGACAATTGGCTCAGCTGAAAGACTTCACAGGTGTATCCGGCAAACTGTCTTTTGACGAGAAACGCAATCCGATTGGTGATGCGGTTGTCGTAGTCGCAAAAGAAGGCAAATTCGTCCCGTTTGAATAG